Proteins from a genomic interval of Paenibacillus sp. FSL R5-0623:
- a CDS encoding HAMP domain-containing sensor histidine kinase, with the protein MNRLFIGKKLKIKLVLAVVISLVISISALVILQVVGETVLDSYLSKSTFVENRQQDALDRFEAFVNNQNVSTRDHEQLSAWISHERYLNLYIFAKDKLIFSSNTEVDPAINEELLTQFVPSKIPITTIHFADQDAQIYLVSFYEYQYYNLILIIGVFIAAIVFIVSFLLMINKKTSYIGVLEQEIKILEGGNLDYSITISGKDELSSLAQSIDEMRKSFVERLDSEERVRMANRELITAISHDLRTPLTILLGYMDIIELNKYKTHEDLLQYIHNSREKAYQIKVLSDKLFEYFTVSSAAEEEEVEFEMYEGRALIDQLIDEQLVVLDDIDVQVQTDAHHEEFLLEINLVAMRRVMDNIFSNIRKYADPVHPVHIQISLKQQWVILEVKNKIKRVGKKNDSNEIGLVSCQKMIQQHNGTLTVSQEKDIFSLQITLPVIINKPTQTHI; encoded by the coding sequence TTGAATAGATTATTCATCGGAAAAAAGCTGAAGATTAAACTGGTTCTGGCGGTTGTCATTTCTTTGGTCATTTCCATAAGTGCACTCGTTATTTTACAAGTTGTTGGCGAGACTGTATTGGATAGTTATTTAAGTAAATCCACTTTTGTAGAGAACAGGCAGCAAGATGCGCTGGATCGATTCGAAGCATTTGTGAATAACCAGAACGTGTCAACCCGTGATCATGAACAATTGTCTGCTTGGATAAGTCATGAGCGCTACTTAAATCTGTATATTTTTGCAAAAGACAAATTGATATTTTCCTCCAACACGGAAGTTGATCCTGCCATTAATGAAGAGTTGTTAACTCAATTCGTGCCATCAAAAATACCCATCACCACTATCCATTTTGCGGATCAGGATGCCCAGATATACTTGGTTAGCTTTTATGAGTATCAATATTACAACCTCATTCTGATTATTGGTGTTTTCATAGCGGCCATTGTGTTCATTGTTTCCTTTCTACTTATGATTAATAAGAAAACATCTTATATTGGCGTGCTTGAACAAGAGATCAAAATACTCGAAGGTGGAAATTTGGATTATTCGATTACGATATCGGGAAAGGATGAACTGTCATCTCTGGCCCAGAGTATTGATGAGATGAGGAAATCATTTGTGGAACGGCTGGACAGCGAGGAGAGGGTCAGGATGGCCAACCGTGAATTGATCACGGCGATTTCCCATGATTTGCGAACACCACTCACGATTCTATTAGGATATATGGATATCATAGAGCTTAACAAATATAAGACACATGAAGATCTGTTGCAGTATATTCATAATAGCCGGGAGAAGGCCTATCAGATCAAAGTGCTGTCGGACAAACTATTCGAATATTTTACGGTATCCTCGGCCGCTGAAGAAGAGGAAGTAGAATTTGAGATGTATGAGGGCAGAGCGCTTATCGATCAACTCATAGATGAGCAATTAGTGGTTTTGGATGATATAGATGTGCAGGTTCAGACAGATGCACATCATGAGGAGTTTTTGCTGGAAATCAATCTGGTCGCCATGCGTCGCGTAATGGATAACATATTTTCAAATATTCGAAAATACGCCGATCCAGTGCATCCCGTTCATATCCAGATTTCTTTGAAGCAACAATGGGTCATTCTTGAGGTGAAGAATAAGATTAAACGTGTTGGCAAAAAGAATGATAGCAACGAAATCGGGCTCGTTAGTTGTCAGAAAATGATTCAGCAGCACAACGGGACGTTGACGGTGTCACAGGAAAAAGATATCTTTTCACTACAGATTACGCTACCTGTCATCATCAATAAACCAACACAGACTCATATATAA
- a CDS encoding glycoside hydrolase family 27 protein: protein MSNNQVLGFAPALGWNSWNTFTWDINEQLIRDVADVFVSEGYLAAGYEYIVIDDCWSLKERDASGNLVADPDKFPSGMRALSDYIHSKGLKFGMYSCVGTHTCAGYPGSFEHEFQDAALFAEWGVDYLKYDYCFKPRHISGELLYKRMSLALKNCGRDILFSACNWGADDVYDWIRESGAHMYRSTGDIRDNWDSVKELALSQLGKQSYTGSFCHNDMDMLIVGMYGGSNNDYIGSIGGCNDIEYKTHFSLWSMMGSPLMIGCDVRKANQITKDILLNPDLIAINQDVEARGAYRIKPEPQWFHTDDVFMLVKVLTDGDLAIGFFNLSDSQRELSLQFWDMGLPYAAGYALSLYDCWEHKELGVFRERFAPVVAAHDCLVVRAKLVK, encoded by the coding sequence ATGAGCAACAATCAAGTGTTAGGCTTTGCCCCTGCCCTGGGCTGGAATTCGTGGAATACCTTTACGTGGGATATTAACGAACAATTAATTCGGGATGTCGCTGATGTGTTTGTATCGGAAGGTTATCTAGCCGCTGGTTACGAGTATATTGTCATTGATGATTGCTGGAGCCTGAAGGAACGTGATGCGAGCGGTAATCTGGTGGCTGACCCGGATAAATTCCCGAGTGGAATGAGAGCGCTTTCTGATTATATCCATAGCAAAGGACTAAAGTTCGGCATGTATTCATGCGTAGGTACGCATACATGTGCCGGGTATCCAGGCAGCTTTGAGCATGAATTCCAGGATGCTGCCCTTTTTGCCGAATGGGGCGTTGATTATTTGAAGTATGATTACTGCTTCAAGCCGCGCCATATCTCAGGAGAGCTGCTGTACAAACGGATGAGCCTTGCGCTCAAAAACTGCGGACGCGATATCCTGTTCTCCGCCTGCAACTGGGGAGCCGACGACGTATACGATTGGATTCGGGAATCGGGCGCTCATATGTACCGCTCCACCGGCGATATCCGCGACAATTGGGATTCAGTGAAGGAACTTGCCCTGTCTCAATTGGGAAAACAAAGCTACACCGGCTCCTTCTGCCATAACGACATGGATATGCTGATTGTTGGTATGTACGGTGGAAGCAACAATGATTATATTGGCAGCATCGGCGGATGCAACGACATCGAATATAAAACCCACTTCTCTCTCTGGTCCATGATGGGTTCACCATTAATGATCGGATGTGACGTGCGCAAGGCTAACCAGATCACAAAAGATATTCTCCTGAATCCTGATCTGATCGCTATCAATCAGGATGTAGAAGCACGCGGAGCTTACCGCATTAAACCAGAACCACAATGGTTTCATACAGACGATGTATTTATGCTGGTGAAAGTACTCACAGATGGTGATCTGGCTATTGGCTTCTTCAACCTGAGCGACAGCCAGCGGGAATTGTCTTTGCAATTTTGGGATATGGGTCTGCCTTACGCTGCCGGTTATGCGCTGTCCCTGTATGACTGCTGGGAACATAAAGAGCTTGGCGTGTTCCGTGAACGCTTCGCTCCCGTTGTCGCAGCACATGATTGTTTAGTTGTGCGTGCCAAACTGGTGAAATAG
- a CDS encoding carboxylesterase family protein produces the protein MLRMVTVEHGQVQGLPAADPRITSFKGIPFAAPPVGENRWRAPQPLANWEGVLQAFDFAPISMQAPTVIDDNNIYTREWAVDPDLPMNEDCLYLNVWTPAKRADEKLPVFVWYFGGGLQVGHTAEMEFDGERIARRGIVVVTINYRLNAFGFLCHPEISAESPHAPANFGHLDQQAGTQWVKRNIAAFGGDPDQITIGGQSAGGGSVLSQMTSTQNKGLFQRAVIMSGIATELYPKVRVPSVRSTLKDAEQAGVEFFGFLGVSSLAEARQLDAEHLRDKALEYKSFWGTVIDEQFCVGDPFTRFVQQEREAIPVMLGHTSSEFWTRPAAANLEELKQMAVELFGEEAPAFLQLCEADTGQIEHALQQASVRMIQHAILLAIRANSGHPSETPLYYYNFDAEIPGWDQPGTFHSVDLWFFFETLAKCWRPFTGKHYDLARQMCNYLSNFIATGDPNGPDSTGKLMPHWTPCTTKQPYLMEFGDQAQLQQAESGPMLAFLIEQYFKKQNAPVV, from the coding sequence ATGCTTAGAATGGTTACGGTAGAACATGGACAAGTGCAAGGACTGCCCGCGGCGGACCCGCGGATTACCAGCTTCAAGGGAATTCCTTTTGCCGCACCTCCTGTAGGTGAAAACCGCTGGCGAGCTCCGCAGCCGCTGGCGAACTGGGAAGGTGTACTACAAGCATTTGATTTTGCCCCCATCTCCATGCAAGCCCCAACAGTCATCGATGATAACAATATCTATACCCGCGAATGGGCCGTTGATCCCGACCTGCCCATGAACGAGGATTGTCTGTATCTGAATGTCTGGACACCAGCCAAACGCGCGGATGAGAAGCTACCTGTTTTTGTCTGGTATTTTGGCGGGGGCCTGCAAGTCGGCCATACAGCCGAAATGGAATTTGATGGCGAGCGAATCGCTCGTAGAGGTATTGTCGTTGTAACGATTAATTATCGGCTGAATGCCTTCGGCTTCCTGTGCCATCCTGAGATTAGTGCCGAATCCCCCCATGCACCCGCCAACTTTGGTCATCTTGATCAGCAAGCAGGTACCCAGTGGGTCAAACGCAACATTGCCGCCTTTGGCGGTGATCCAGACCAGATCACCATCGGCGGACAGTCGGCAGGCGGAGGAAGTGTGCTCAGCCAGATGACCTCTACGCAAAATAAAGGCTTGTTCCAGCGAGCCGTCATCATGAGCGGTATAGCTACCGAGTTGTACCCGAAGGTCCGCGTGCCTTCTGTCCGTTCCACACTAAAGGATGCAGAGCAAGCAGGGGTGGAGTTTTTCGGCTTCCTGGGCGTATCTTCCCTGGCTGAGGCGAGACAACTGGATGCTGAACATCTCCGTGACAAAGCACTCGAATACAAAAGCTTCTGGGGAACCGTCATCGACGAACAATTCTGTGTAGGCGATCCGTTTACTCGTTTTGTTCAGCAGGAGCGCGAGGCGATACCCGTAATGCTGGGGCATACATCTTCCGAATTTTGGACCCGTCCCGCCGCAGCCAATCTGGAAGAACTGAAGCAGATGGCTGTGGAGCTATTTGGCGAGGAGGCCCCTGCCTTTTTGCAGCTATGTGAGGCTGATACCGGCCAAATCGAACATGCTCTGCAACAAGCATCGGTCCGCATGATCCAACATGCCATTCTGCTCGCCATCCGTGCGAACAGCGGTCATCCGTCTGAAACGCCTCTCTACTATTATAACTTCGACGCCGAGATTCCGGGTTGGGATCAGCCGGGCACTTTTCACTCCGTCGATCTGTGGTTCTTCTTCGAAACACTTGCCAAATGCTGGCGGCCTTTCACAGGCAAGCATTATGATCTGGCTCGCCAGATGTGTAATTATTTATCCAACTTTATTGCTACAGGTGATCCAAACGGTCCGGACTCCACCGGAAAGCTGATGCCTCATTGGACTCCTTGTACTACGAAACAGCCGTATCTCATGGAATTTGGCGATCAGGCTCAATTACAGCAGGCTGAGTCCGGACCAATGCTCGCGTTTCTAATTGAACAATATTTCAAGAAACAAAATGCACCTGTTGTTTAA
- a CDS encoding AraC family transcriptional regulator, whose product MNPIWQESSRASNLYFISGGHKPANPHQWGPGVRDVYALHYIIRGQGTLETGGRVFRLVTGESFIIFPQKEIYYYPDPQDPWEYVWVEFSGEDAGRLLGLTQLSEVQPVVSVSPETLQPFFHLAWNAGASSYELLRADARLRLLLSYYMEYYPKEPQVDAKDYVWLARKYIEQNYWKPILTVTEIVKAVNLERSYLFRLFKAATGKSVLEYITSCRIERACELLKTSGLPIQSVAYSVGYNDPLYFSKVFKKATSHTPTAYMMLHRTKA is encoded by the coding sequence TTGAATCCAATTTGGCAAGAGAGCAGTAGAGCCAGTAATTTGTATTTTATCAGCGGTGGTCACAAGCCAGCCAACCCTCACCAATGGGGGCCAGGCGTGCGTGACGTTTATGCGCTGCACTATATTATCCGCGGCCAAGGGACGCTGGAGACGGGCGGCCGCGTTTTTCGGCTAGTTACGGGGGAAAGCTTTATCATATTTCCGCAAAAAGAGATTTATTATTATCCAGACCCGCAAGATCCATGGGAGTATGTCTGGGTGGAGTTTAGCGGTGAGGATGCCGGGCGGTTGCTGGGGCTGACACAGCTCTCAGAGGTACAACCCGTGGTGTCGGTCTCGCCGGAGACACTGCAGCCTTTTTTTCACCTTGCCTGGAACGCGGGTGCATCATCCTATGAATTACTGCGGGCGGATGCCCGTTTGCGTCTGCTGCTTTCCTACTATATGGAATATTATCCGAAGGAGCCGCAGGTGGACGCCAAGGATTATGTCTGGCTGGCGAGAAAGTACATCGAGCAGAACTACTGGAAGCCGATACTGACCGTCACGGAGATCGTAAAGGCAGTTAATCTGGAGCGCAGTTATTTGTTTCGTCTGTTTAAGGCAGCAACCGGCAAGTCTGTTCTGGAGTATATTACATCCTGCCGAATCGAGCGCGCCTGTGAACTGTTGAAAACGTCGGGCCTGCCGATTCAATCGGTAGCCTATTCTGTCGGCTACAATGACCCGTTATATTTTTCCAAAGTATTCAAGAAAGCAACTTCACACACGCCAACAGCGTACATGATGCTGCACCGGACGAAGGCATAA